One stretch of Aquimarina sp. Aq107 DNA includes these proteins:
- a CDS encoding GspE/PulE family protein yields the protein MKIGSFEIPVDIKQLITPNQAFHYRIIPFQKENGSIQFKTDSKDIENLKKELSIILNQKVVLISETEENLQSYLTLNYRKTTTTSNQKLHYEDNFLQKLITTAKDFGSSDIHMEPYEKFCRVRLRLDGKLKEQYTISNKEYPQLVNQIKIQSGLDISQKRLAQDGRITFKNGNEEFDIRVSTMPTLYGEKIVLRLLNRDTQDVQLNDLGFTKKELQLYREATKKPQGIILISGPTGSGKTTTLYATLKELNKEVSNILTIEDPIEYTLEGVNQVQLREDIEFDFPAALRAFLRQDPDIIMVGEIRDDKTANMAIKAALTGHLVLSTIHTNSAWATISRLIDMKVPSFLLASTLTMSIAQRLVRKLCIHCKKEKKAEPKDFPLGFDIPEEIKTHFIPTGCNHCYQTGYLGRKAIYELLPITKELETAIRHNELQIDDYIATQNIDTLQKNALRLVREGVTSTEEVYALLANN from the coding sequence ATGAAAATAGGTTCTTTTGAAATACCAGTCGATATCAAACAATTGATTACTCCAAATCAAGCGTTTCATTATAGAATAATTCCATTCCAAAAGGAAAATGGTAGTATACAATTCAAAACTGATTCTAAAGACATTGAAAACCTAAAAAAGGAGCTTTCAATAATCCTTAATCAGAAGGTTGTTCTTATTTCTGAAACGGAAGAGAATTTACAATCTTATTTAACATTAAACTACAGAAAAACAACAACTACTTCTAATCAAAAATTGCATTATGAAGATAACTTTTTACAGAAGTTAATAACCACTGCAAAAGATTTTGGAAGTAGTGATATTCATATGGAACCTTATGAAAAATTCTGTAGAGTACGATTGCGACTAGATGGTAAATTAAAGGAGCAGTATACGATTAGCAACAAAGAATATCCTCAACTGGTTAATCAAATAAAAATACAATCAGGATTAGATATTTCTCAAAAAAGACTAGCACAAGATGGTCGTATCACATTTAAAAATGGAAATGAAGAATTTGATATTAGGGTTTCGACTATGCCGACTTTATATGGAGAGAAAATTGTTTTACGTTTATTAAACCGTGACACACAAGATGTACAACTAAATGATCTCGGTTTTACTAAAAAAGAACTTCAACTATATAGAGAAGCTACAAAAAAACCTCAAGGAATAATTCTAATTTCTGGTCCTACAGGTTCTGGAAAAACGACTACGCTATATGCTACTTTAAAAGAATTAAATAAAGAAGTCTCAAATATCTTAACTATAGAAGATCCTATAGAATACACGTTAGAAGGAGTAAATCAAGTACAATTAAGAGAAGATATCGAATTTGATTTTCCAGCAGCACTTCGTGCTTTTCTGCGTCAAGATCCAGACATTATAATGGTTGGAGAAATTAGAGATGATAAAACAGCTAATATGGCTATAAAGGCTGCATTAACTGGACATTTAGTTTTATCCACAATACACACTAATTCGGCTTGGGCTACTATTTCGAGATTGATTGACATGAAAGTTCCTTCTTTCTTATTAGCTAGTACATTAACCATGAGTATTGCTCAACGATTAGTGCGAAAACTGTGTATTCATTGTAAAAAAGAAAAAAAAGCCGAACCAAAAGATTTTCCTTTGGGATTTGATATTCCAGAAGAAATAAAAACACATTTTATCCCAACTGGCTGCAATCATTGTTACCAAACAGGATATTTAGGTAGAAAAGCTATTTATGAACTACTACCCATTACTAAAGAATTAGAAACTGCGATACGTCATAACGAATTACAAATTGACGACTACATTGCAACCCAAAATATTGATACGCTACAAAAAAATGCATTGCGCCTAGTAAGGGAAGGCGTAACTTCTACCGAAGAAGTGTATGCATTACTGGCAAACAACTAA
- a CDS encoding tail fiber protein, with translation MKKTLITVFILFIYNFTFSQNFLDNSTWQAGSGVPQGYVNKGSDMENSMELGTGPYGDQAILWKAIPDGTSGSDGDGGFDSKYVNIDHTKTYRLTVWIKKTNSVSGTTYFGTYTRDGNFAHSTLNLNGAAVGNAYLWYGDLPDLNQWYLLVGYVHHSGYNSTTSLGGIYDIHGTKLMNTREDFKFKIGADKLVNRAYLFYDSNVNDRQYFYGPRIEEVNGNEPTIEQLISTNINDNTNGNDISGVWLKNNNNIYYNKQGNVGIGTTNPDAKLTVKGNIHTQEVKVDLNGAVAPDYVFLEDYDLKTINEVEAYIQDQGHLPNIPSAAEMEQNGIELKQMNLNLLEKIEELTLYTIAQEKRIKELESRDVKIKTLEEKIELLLKGK, from the coding sequence ATGAAAAAAACACTAATCACTGTTTTTATATTATTTATTTACAATTTCACCTTCTCCCAAAACTTCTTAGACAATTCTACCTGGCAAGCTGGTTCTGGCGTTCCACAAGGCTATGTAAATAAAGGATCCGATATGGAAAATAGTATGGAATTAGGTACAGGACCATATGGTGATCAAGCTATTCTGTGGAAGGCTATTCCTGATGGTACAAGTGGTTCAGATGGTGATGGAGGTTTTGATTCTAAATATGTTAATATAGACCATACAAAAACATATCGCTTAACGGTTTGGATAAAAAAAACAAATTCGGTTAGCGGAACCACTTATTTTGGAACATATACTAGAGATGGTAATTTTGCTCATAGTACTTTAAATCTAAATGGAGCTGCGGTTGGAAATGCCTACCTCTGGTATGGGGATTTACCAGACCTTAATCAATGGTATTTATTAGTGGGTTATGTACATCATAGCGGGTATAATTCAACCACTAGCTTAGGAGGTATCTACGATATACACGGGACTAAACTAATGAATACAAGAGAGGATTTCAAGTTTAAAATTGGAGCAGATAAATTAGTTAATAGAGCATATCTATTTTATGACTCTAACGTAAATGATCGACAATATTTTTATGGCCCAAGAATAGAAGAAGTAAATGGCAACGAACCAACAATAGAGCAATTAATTTCAACCAATATAAATGACAATACCAATGGAAATGATATAAGTGGAGTATGGTTAAAAAATAATAACAACATCTATTACAACAAACAAGGAAATGTTGGAATAGGAACCACAAACCCAGACGCCAAACTAACCGTAAAAGGAAACATTCATACGCAAGAAGTAAAAGTAGATCTTAACGGAGCCGTGGCTCCTGATTATGTGTTTTTAGAAGATTATGATCTAAAAACTATTAATGAGGTAGAAGCCTATATTCAGGATCAAGGGCACTTACCAAATATTCCTTCTGCGGCAGAAATGGAGCAAAATGGTATCGAGCTAAAACAAATGAATCTTAATCTATTAGAAAAAATAGAAGAGTTAACACTATATACGATTGCCCAAGAGAAAAGAATTAAAGAGTTAGAAAGCAGAGATGTTAAAATCAAAACTCTTGAGGAAAAAATAGAATTATTATTAAAAGGAAAATAA
- a CDS encoding RsmD family RNA methyltransferase: protein MRIISGKYKGKRLQAPKKLPVRPTTDMAKEGLFNILNHHYVFSQVTLLDLFAGTGNISYEFASRGSENITAVDANYGCVGYIKSIAKELEFDIDTIKSDVYSYLEKVKKKSDIIFADPPYDFDTEQFTKIAELVFTNDLLNVDGLLIIEHSKHTSLEDAPNFRNARKYGGSVFSFFEKEQS, encoded by the coding sequence ATGCGAATTATTTCAGGAAAATATAAAGGAAAAAGATTACAGGCACCAAAAAAACTACCTGTAAGACCTACAACAGATATGGCTAAGGAAGGATTGTTTAATATCCTAAATCATCATTATGTGTTTTCTCAGGTAACCTTACTAGATCTTTTTGCTGGAACAGGAAACATCAGTTATGAGTTTGCTTCTCGTGGTTCTGAAAATATAACTGCAGTAGATGCTAATTATGGATGTGTGGGCTATATAAAAAGTATTGCCAAGGAGCTAGAATTTGATATAGATACCATTAAAAGTGATGTGTATAGCTATCTAGAAAAAGTAAAAAAGAAATCAGATATTATTTTTGCAGATCCTCCATATGACTTCGACACGGAGCAGTTTACAAAAATTGCAGAATTAGTTTTTACTAATGATCTACTTAACGTAGATGGTCTTTTGATCATAGAACATTCTAAACATACATCGCTAGAAGATGCTCCTAATTTTAGAAACGCTCGCAAATACGGAGGATCCGTGTTTAGTTTTTTTGAAAAAGAGCAATCCTAA
- a CDS encoding OmpH family outer membrane protein, translating into MNKIALPIALIALVASIASFFYLQSSSDLVYVDVNKLLDGYKRTKIVKAEFDEKAKTMKSNVDSLLADWQNELKTYEKERSGLSKKELELKQQLLGNKQQQINNYQQAVQKQLQEEDKKVTQTVINDINDFVKEYGKKNGYKVIFGATGSGTIMYGEESADLTDKVLEELNAEFEGK; encoded by the coding sequence ATGAACAAAATAGCATTACCCATCGCCTTAATCGCATTAGTAGCATCTATAGCCTCTTTTTTCTACTTACAATCTTCTTCTGATCTTGTATATGTAGATGTCAATAAACTATTAGATGGTTATAAAAGAACCAAAATTGTAAAAGCAGAATTTGATGAGAAAGCAAAAACAATGAAATCAAATGTTGATAGCTTATTAGCTGATTGGCAAAACGAATTAAAAACTTACGAAAAAGAACGCAGTGGTCTTAGTAAAAAAGAACTAGAGTTAAAACAACAGTTGCTAGGTAATAAACAACAACAGATTAACAATTACCAACAAGCCGTACAAAAGCAATTACAAGAGGAAGATAAGAAAGTAACACAAACTGTGATCAACGATATCAATGATTTCGTAAAAGAGTATGGTAAAAAGAATGGATACAAAGTAATTTTTGGAGCAACCGGTAGCGGAACCATTATGTATGGAGAAGAGTCTGCTGACTTAACAGATAAAGTATTAGAAGAATTAAATGCTGAATTTGAAGGGAAATAG
- a CDS encoding formyltransferase family protein, whose protein sequence is MRLFLIISETCFYQPDFVADLIRKTNHDIVGAILVTKALPKSDIERYMIKNWYLLTPLELFKLSVKKAYLLFKNMFLRTSPEGSFYSVKKVFDCFNIDYFKVKYDINTEENLNRIRAYKPDIIISSNPLIFGNELLNIPKYCINRHSALLPSFGGLWPVFQAIRKGESSVGVSCHTMEKKIDKGILLGQKIIRVENDDTIDRLYQKCFKHSAEVVLQAIHKIEKNEIHPIHNTYTPSYFSFPKKTHWKELRKRKKNFI, encoded by the coding sequence ATGAGGTTATTTTTAATAATTAGTGAAACCTGTTTTTATCAACCGGATTTTGTTGCTGATTTGATAAGAAAAACTAATCATGATATAGTTGGTGCCATTTTGGTTACTAAAGCATTACCAAAAAGTGACATTGAAAGATATATGATCAAAAATTGGTATTTGTTAACTCCGTTAGAATTATTTAAATTATCTGTAAAAAAAGCCTATCTTTTATTTAAGAACATGTTTTTGAGAACCTCTCCCGAAGGTTCATTTTATAGTGTGAAAAAAGTTTTTGATTGTTTTAATATAGACTATTTCAAGGTGAAATACGATATAAACACTGAAGAAAACTTAAATAGAATAAGAGCTTATAAACCAGATATAATCATTAGTTCCAACCCTTTGATTTTTGGAAATGAGTTGTTAAACATACCTAAATATTGTATTAATAGGCATAGTGCTCTTCTACCATCATTCGGTGGTCTTTGGCCTGTTTTTCAAGCGATTAGAAAAGGAGAAAGTAGTGTTGGTGTTTCTTGTCATACTATGGAGAAAAAAATCGACAAAGGAATTCTTTTAGGTCAAAAAATAATACGTGTAGAGAATGACGATACTATTGATCGACTATATCAAAAATGTTTTAAACATAGTGCTGAAGTAGTTTTGCAAGCGATTCATAAAATTGAAAAAAATGAAATACATCCAATTCATAATACCTACACACCTTCCTACTTTAGTTTCCCAAAAAAAACTCATTGGAAAGAACTAAGAAAAAGAAAAAAGAATTTTATATAG
- a CDS encoding prepilin-type N-terminal cleavage/methylation domain-containing protein, which yields MKYKTHKIKAFNLQEMLLVLAIIGILLLIALPNFLPLIAQTKAQEAKIQLKTISNMQTQYRYLNSKYSNDFNEINYESPTTVKNGGTANYNYEIIEASISNFKARATAIVDFDGDGIFNVWEIDQNGSPKQITKD from the coding sequence ATGAAGTATAAGACACACAAAATCAAAGCTTTCAACTTACAAGAAATGCTTTTGGTTTTGGCAATTATAGGAATTTTATTGTTAATAGCACTGCCTAATTTTTTACCTCTTATTGCTCAAACAAAAGCTCAGGAGGCTAAAATACAATTAAAAACTATTAGCAATATGCAGACCCAATATAGATACCTCAATTCTAAATATTCTAACGATTTTAATGAAATAAATTACGAATCTCCAACAACAGTTAAAAATGGAGGAACAGCAAATTATAATTACGAAATTATCGAAGCTTCTATTTCTAATTTTAAAGCTAGAGCAACTGCCATAGTTGATTTCGACGGAGATGGCATTTTTAATGTATGGGAAATTGATCAAAACGGAAGTCCTAAACAAATCACTAAAGATTAA
- a CDS encoding type II secretion system protein GspD gives MKKKILLIYLIFSFGILSYAQDTFQNQSQDNTRIATLENKIDLLSVEVPGLGEKVNINISNTTLLNFLRAVSQVHKINLNLSDELNSINIINGFNDVSVKDLLLFLAKEYQLDIEFTGNILSIKKYTPPTEAPKEKEVIINYDLTAGTLSTDLRNDPLPKVFRKITELSGKNLLYTPDLNTKTLSLYLSNVPIEVALQKLAETNDLDFNTTRDGFYEFESIPGLNNETNGASASRARRNRRNTNYKIVDTLNRVLSVDLRNASVADLINNVSEDLKLNIFTASPLESAGKVTVKAEAISFDDLLIKIFESNSNEVLKNPSSNNQGNRNNNQNQQGGFQNTATTSTSTNFTFKKEGNVYYFGTENQLTIKKIEMVQMMHRSIAMLGDANPAGGFGGNSFGNNNFVTGSTNFFGNQGNSNFNQNRTNNRNQGTLNTGISRNNSSNTTNSAQAGSISDIFPASVIEGLDIKIDTELNSFVVSGSGTRVEKFKNFVKYIDKPVPLILIEVMILEVSRSATVETGVEFGLGKEPTTAEGVTFPSANITLGAQTINRIIGGFDGFGSLNLGNVVPNFYMDIKAMESNGNVKILSTPKLSTLNGHKAYLSSGQTTYYAITSQNIFGSQNPQTSEIVNYQPIDAELALEFKPFVSGDGQITLDIQVIQSNFSGERIAEDAPPDINSRRFSSIMRMQANDVAILGGIEEKVKNDSGSGVPLLSRIPIIKWLFSKRRREDSKKKLNVIIKPTVFY, from the coding sequence ATGAAGAAAAAAATTCTATTGATATATCTTATTTTTAGTTTTGGAATACTATCGTATGCTCAGGATACATTTCAAAATCAATCTCAGGATAATACGAGAATTGCCACACTAGAAAACAAAATAGATTTACTAAGTGTAGAAGTTCCAGGATTAGGAGAAAAAGTGAATATAAACATCTCTAACACTACACTTCTTAATTTTCTAAGAGCAGTTTCACAGGTCCACAAGATTAATCTAAATCTCTCCGATGAACTTAACTCGATAAATATTATAAATGGATTTAATGACGTAAGTGTAAAAGATCTCCTTTTGTTTTTAGCAAAAGAATATCAATTAGATATTGAATTTACAGGAAATATATTATCAATAAAAAAATACACACCTCCTACGGAAGCGCCTAAAGAAAAAGAAGTAATTATTAATTATGATTTGACTGCAGGAACTCTATCTACTGATCTTAGAAATGATCCTTTACCCAAAGTATTTAGAAAAATAACGGAACTTTCTGGAAAAAACTTACTCTACACTCCCGATCTAAACACCAAGACTCTTTCTTTATACCTAAGTAATGTTCCGATAGAGGTAGCATTACAAAAACTAGCAGAAACAAACGATTTAGATTTTAATACAACGAGAGACGGGTTTTATGAATTCGAAAGCATACCCGGTTTAAATAATGAAACTAATGGAGCTAGTGCTTCTAGAGCAAGACGAAATAGAAGAAATACTAATTATAAAATAGTAGACACTTTAAACAGGGTTTTATCGGTAGATTTAAGAAACGCTAGTGTAGCTGACCTTATTAACAATGTATCTGAAGATCTTAAACTAAATATTTTTACCGCCTCACCATTAGAAAGTGCTGGTAAGGTGACGGTAAAAGCAGAAGCGATTAGTTTCGATGATTTACTTATTAAGATTTTTGAAAGTAATTCTAATGAGGTTTTAAAAAATCCTTCATCAAATAATCAAGGGAATAGAAATAACAATCAAAATCAACAAGGCGGTTTTCAAAATACTGCCACTACTTCAACATCGACCAATTTTACATTTAAAAAAGAAGGGAATGTTTATTACTTTGGGACTGAGAATCAGTTAACCATTAAAAAAATAGAAATGGTACAAATGATGCATCGTTCTATTGCAATGTTAGGAGATGCAAATCCTGCTGGAGGATTCGGAGGAAATAGTTTTGGAAATAACAATTTTGTCACTGGAAGCACTAACTTTTTTGGAAATCAAGGTAACTCAAATTTTAATCAAAATAGAACTAACAATAGGAATCAAGGAACTTTAAACACTGGAATTTCTAGAAATAATTCAAGCAACACTACTAATAGTGCACAAGCTGGATCCATTTCAGATATTTTCCCAGCATCTGTTATAGAAGGGTTGGATATAAAAATAGACACAGAACTCAATAGTTTTGTAGTTAGTGGATCGGGTACCCGAGTAGAAAAATTTAAAAATTTTGTAAAATATATTGATAAGCCTGTACCTCTTATTCTTATCGAAGTTATGATTTTAGAGGTTAGCAGAAGTGCAACTGTAGAAACAGGAGTAGAATTCGGTCTAGGAAAAGAACCAACCACAGCAGAAGGTGTCACCTTCCCTAGCGCCAACATTACTTTAGGTGCACAAACAATCAATAGAATTATTGGAGGTTTTGATGGATTTGGCTCATTAAATCTAGGTAATGTAGTCCCCAATTTCTATATGGATATTAAAGCTATGGAATCGAATGGTAATGTAAAAATATTATCCACACCAAAACTTAGTACTCTTAATGGTCATAAAGCTTATCTATCTAGTGGTCAAACTACCTATTATGCTATTACTAGTCAAAACATTTTTGGATCACAAAATCCCCAAACATCTGAGATAGTAAATTACCAACCCATTGATGCAGAATTAGCATTAGAGTTCAAGCCTTTTGTATCTGGAGATGGTCAGATAACACTAGACATACAGGTTATACAATCTAACTTTAGTGGCGAGCGTATCGCCGAAGATGCTCCGCCAGATATTAATAGCAGGAGATTTTCTTCTATTATGAGGATGCAAGCAAATGACGTCGCCATTTTAGGTGGTATCGAAGAAAAAGTAAAAAATGATTCTGGATCAGGAGTACCATTATTATCGCGCATACCTATTATCAAATGGTTATTTAGTAAAAGGAGAAGAGAAGACTCTAAGAAAAAATTAAACGTAATTATAAAACCAACAGTGTTTTATTAA
- a CDS encoding ChbG/HpnK family deacetylase, which produces MKKIINIHADDFGIGNEITDNILDCINRGSVNSISIVCNTNNFKYGIEKYTSIPKKIRLCLHLNLVEGKPISSKEEVNLIVDKSGEFKYSFLSLWLFYILASKAKKRKISEQIKTEIDNQIDKYKNAINSNTPILIDSHMHFHMIPFIFKSLLGLHEKHKIDFIRNPLELKYFYGFTKMKNYLALNFIKNILLNHLSKKYIRRAKELGIKTNDFFVGVLSTGRMSYKDVDSALSSIQRKQKPKSIDILFHPGGVKNKESIDWTKKNAFLQYYSSIERKNESQVIKDDNFKSLIQKYEVIFNN; this is translated from the coding sequence ATGAAAAAAATTATTAATATTCACGCAGATGATTTTGGCATAGGAAACGAGATCACTGATAATATTTTGGATTGTATTAATAGGGGAAGTGTTAATAGCATTAGTATAGTTTGTAATACAAATAATTTTAAATATGGAATAGAGAAATATACATCTATACCTAAAAAAATAAGGCTCTGTTTACATTTAAATCTCGTTGAAGGAAAACCAATATCTTCCAAAGAAGAAGTTAATCTTATTGTAGACAAATCTGGAGAATTTAAATACTCTTTCTTGTCACTTTGGCTTTTCTATATCTTAGCTTCAAAAGCTAAAAAGAGAAAAATTAGTGAGCAAATAAAAACAGAAATAGATAATCAAATTGATAAGTATAAAAATGCTATCAATAGCAATACTCCAATATTGATAGATAGCCATATGCATTTCCATATGATACCATTTATTTTTAAATCTTTGCTTGGATTGCATGAAAAACACAAAATTGATTTTATCCGCAACCCGTTGGAACTAAAATATTTTTATGGTTTTACTAAAATGAAAAACTATCTAGCATTAAATTTCATCAAGAATATTTTACTAAATCATCTATCTAAAAAATACATTAGAAGGGCCAAAGAACTTGGTATAAAAACGAACGATTTCTTTGTAGGGGTACTATCCACTGGAAGAATGTCCTACAAAGATGTTGATTCTGCATTATCTAGCATACAAAGAAAACAAAAACCAAAATCCATAGATATATTATTTCATCCAGGGGGAGTGAAAAATAAAGAAAGTATTGATTGGACAAAGAAAAATGCTTTTCTCCAATATTACTCCTCAATAGAAAGAAAGAATGAATCCCAAGTAATCAAAGATGATAATTTTAAAAGTTTAATTCAGAAATATGAGGTTATTTTTAATAATTAG
- a CDS encoding four helix bundle protein: MKFKFEELRIWQKAMDMGEELNKVAKSFPKTEMYNLTSQMIRAIDSVALNISEGSIGQTNPEFKRFMGYSIRSLAEVVTCLHKAERRKYINKDEFEKYYADSYELMNMMTAFKKSIK, from the coding sequence ATGAAATTTAAATTTGAAGAATTAAGGATTTGGCAAAAAGCAATGGATATGGGCGAAGAACTAAACAAAGTTGCGAAGTCCTTTCCTAAAACAGAAATGTACAATCTTACTTCTCAAATGATAAGAGCAATAGATTCAGTTGCCTTAAATATTTCTGAAGGATCTATTGGACAAACCAATCCGGAATTCAAAAGGTTTATGGGATACTCGATACGATCTTTAGCAGAGGTAGTAACATGTTTACATAAAGCTGAAAGAAGAAAATACATCAATAAAGATGAATTTGAAAAGTATTATGCTGATAGCTACGAATTAATGAATATGATGACAGCGTTTAAAAAAAGTATAAAATGA
- a CDS encoding tail fiber protein: MKIKNIIFTFVAIGFSYNLNAQSVPITGNGYHYYGPNTNWGEYLKVGGNGRGTTKASVVATNGNLHLDSKDGNATYINHYSKGNTYLNTQGGSVGIGNSNPSEKLDVTGTIKSNKLILLDPNRATDWNTLWQSGFYESYNAINAPEPNQWFWGINMNHSSNNSDYKYNGQLLIKNNSVHPKMYFRSTNKEGTGTWARLVHSVGNQYIEGALGIGVATPANGTKLHVSSGVQFRKTTIGLTLASADNSWLRDDWLTGAYGPAKWNQDTKKWVRPGGTYNDIGGIIYQDEGTYFLRERPGTKLEYTNSELLSTSFMFANMFNGNIGIGTNTPDAKLTVKGNIHTQEVKVDLNGAVAPDYVFLEDYDLKTINEVEAYIKDQGHLPNIPSAAEMEQNGIELKQMNLNLLEKIEELTLYTIAQEKQLKEANNKLLISDTRIQTLETKNKELEARLEKLEKLITKE, encoded by the coding sequence ATGAAAATAAAAAATATCATATTCACTTTTGTAGCTATTGGATTTTCATATAACCTTAATGCTCAATCAGTTCCTATAACGGGCAACGGATATCATTACTATGGTCCTAATACGAATTGGGGAGAATATTTGAAAGTTGGGGGTAATGGAAGAGGTACTACTAAAGCCTCAGTAGTAGCGACCAATGGAAATTTGCATTTAGATTCAAAAGATGGAAATGCGACATACATTAATCATTACAGCAAAGGAAACACCTATTTAAATACTCAAGGAGGTTCTGTAGGTATTGGTAATTCTAATCCCTCAGAAAAACTTGATGTTACAGGAACCATCAAAAGTAACAAATTAATACTTCTTGATCCTAATAGAGCCACTGACTGGAATACTTTATGGCAAAGCGGTTTTTATGAAAGTTATAATGCAATTAATGCACCTGAGCCTAACCAATGGTTTTGGGGGATCAATATGAATCATAGTAGTAACAATTCCGATTACAAATATAACGGTCAATTACTAATTAAAAATAACTCCGTACATCCCAAAATGTATTTCAGAAGCACAAACAAAGAAGGTACCGGAACCTGGGCAAGACTAGTCCACAGTGTAGGTAATCAATATATCGAGGGAGCATTAGGTATTGGTGTGGCAACTCCAGCTAATGGGACTAAATTACACGTTTCCAGCGGAGTGCAATTCAGAAAAACGACAATTGGACTCACATTAGCATCTGCAGATAACAGTTGGTTAAGAGATGATTGGCTTACTGGGGCTTATGGACCTGCTAAATGGAATCAGGATACTAAAAAGTGGGTTCGCCCTGGAGGAACATATAATGATATTGGTGGTATTATCTACCAGGATGAAGGCACTTATTTTCTGCGAGAACGTCCTGGTACCAAATTAGAATACACAAATAGTGAACTTCTTAGCACCTCGTTTATGTTTGCAAATATGTTTAATGGAAATATTGGAATAGGAACCAACACTCCAGACGCCAAACTAACCGTAAAAGGAAACATTCATACACAAGAAGTAAAAGTAGACCTTAACGGAGCTGTCGCACCTGATTATGTGTTTTTAGAAGATTACGATCTAAAAACTATTAATGAGGTAGAAGCTTATATTAAGGATCAAGGACACTTACCAAATATTCCTTCTGCGGCAGAAATGGAGCAAAATGGTATCGAGCTAAAACAAATGAATCTTAATCTATTAGAAAAAATAGAAGAGTTAACACTCTATACAATTGCACAGGAAAAACAACTCAAAGAAGCAAACAATAAACTTCTGATATCCGACACTCGAATTCAGACTTTAGAAACTAAAAATAAAGAGCTCGAAGCTCGATTAGAAAAACTAGAAAAATTAATAACTAAAGAATAA